A window of Christiangramia forsetii KT0803 contains these coding sequences:
- a CDS encoding beta-ketoacyl synthase N-terminal-like domain-containing protein, which translates to MKNPVAIASIGTISTLGKTSEEIWKNYLSEDHFFQKKDIEGATSWMGKLPENIQKEVASLRSENSKYRHLDESVLFAILAGRAAFKNLNISDKDAGINIGSSRGATGLFEKYYSEYLKTGKSSIYSSPSTTLGNISSWVAQDLELEGPEFSHSVTCSTGMHSILNAIAWLKSGMAKSFLAGGSEAPLTGFTLAQMKAMKIYASENIDFPCRSLDMDKTRNSMILGEGAGVVALSLENEETPIAVIKGIGFANETLKHGASLSKDGKCLQKSMEMAMQGLDKQDIDAVVMHAPGTIGGDLSEVNAVKSVFQDKLPAITSNKWKTGHSFAASGILSLQMAILMLQHQQFLPVPFSEFKQEPDKLENILVNSVGFGGNAVSLLIGKK; encoded by the coding sequence TTGAAAAACCCGGTTGCTATAGCCTCTATCGGTACGATTTCTACCTTAGGAAAAACTTCTGAAGAAATCTGGAAAAATTATCTTTCCGAAGATCATTTTTTTCAGAAAAAAGATATTGAAGGAGCCACTTCCTGGATGGGAAAATTACCTGAAAATATTCAGAAAGAAGTCGCGTCGTTAAGAAGCGAAAATTCAAAATACCGGCATCTGGATGAGTCGGTACTTTTTGCTATTCTGGCGGGAAGAGCCGCTTTTAAAAATTTAAATATTTCAGATAAGGACGCCGGTATTAATATAGGTAGCAGCAGAGGGGCTACCGGTCTTTTTGAAAAATATTATTCAGAATATCTCAAAACGGGAAAATCTTCTATCTATAGTTCACCATCTACTACCCTGGGAAATATCTCTTCTTGGGTAGCGCAGGATCTGGAACTGGAAGGTCCTGAATTTTCTCACAGTGTCACCTGTTCTACAGGGATGCATTCAATTTTAAATGCCATCGCCTGGCTTAAAAGCGGAATGGCGAAAAGCTTTCTGGCCGGAGGCAGCGAAGCCCCACTTACTGGTTTTACGCTGGCACAGATGAAGGCGATGAAAATTTATGCTTCTGAAAATATTGATTTTCCATGCCGTTCGCTGGATATGGACAAAACCAGAAATTCTATGATCCTGGGAGAAGGGGCAGGAGTTGTGGCGTTGAGTCTGGAAAATGAAGAAACTCCAATAGCGGTGATAAAAGGAATTGGCTTTGCCAATGAAACTTTAAAGCATGGAGCTTCTTTGAGCAAAGATGGAAAGTGTCTTCAGAAATCTATGGAAATGGCCATGCAAGGCCTGGATAAACAAGATATAGATGCTGTGGTGATGCATGCTCCCGGAACAATTGGGGGAGACCTTTCCGAAGTAAATGCCGTAAAATCTGTTTTTCAGGATAAATTACCTGCAATTACAAGTAATAAGTGGAAAACAGGACATAGCTTTGCAGCCTCGGGAATACTGAGCCTGCAAATGGCAATTTTAATGCTTCAGCATCAGCAATTTTTGCCGGTTCCTTTTTCAGAATTTAAACAAGAACCAGATAAACTTGAAAACATATTGGTAAATTCGGTGGGATTTGGAGGTAATGCAGTATCTCTCCTTATCGGAAAAAAATGA